In one Pseudomonas sp. R84 genomic region, the following are encoded:
- the rpsR gene encoding 30S ribosomal protein S18, translating into MARFFRRRKFCRFTAEDVKEIDYKDLNTLKAYVSETGKIVPSRITGTKARYQRQLATAIKRARFLALLAYTDSHGR; encoded by the coding sequence ATGGCACGTTTCTTCCGTCGTCGTAAATTCTGCCGTTTCACCGCTGAAGACGTGAAAGAGATCGATTACAAAGATCTCAACACTCTGAAAGCCTACGTATCCGAGACCGGCAAAATCGTTCCAAGCCGCATCACCGGTACTAAAGCTCGTTATCAGCGTCAGCTGGCCACCGCTATCAAGCGCGCCCGCTTCCTGGCCCTGCTGGCCTACACCGACAGCCACGGCCGCTGA
- the rplI gene encoding 50S ribosomal protein L9 encodes MQLILLEKVTNLGNLGDKVNVKAGYGRNYLLPYGKATAATPANIAAFEERRAELEKAAADRKASAESRAAQLAELEVTITATAGDEGKLFGSIGTHDIADALTASGVEVAKSEVRLPNGTIRNVGEFDVAVHLHAEVEATVRVVVVAA; translated from the coding sequence ATGCAACTGATCCTTCTGGAAAAAGTCACCAACCTGGGCAACCTGGGTGACAAAGTAAACGTTAAGGCCGGTTACGGTCGTAACTACCTGCTGCCTTACGGCAAAGCTACCGCCGCAACCCCAGCGAACATCGCTGCGTTCGAAGAGCGTCGTGCTGAGCTGGAAAAAGCTGCTGCAGACCGTAAAGCATCGGCTGAAAGCCGTGCTGCCCAACTGGCCGAGCTGGAAGTGACCATCACTGCCACCGCTGGCGACGAAGGCAAGCTGTTCGGTTCGATCGGTACTCACGACATCGCTGACGCACTGACCGCCTCCGGCGTTGAAGTTGCGAAAAGCGAAGTTCGTCTGCCGAACGGCACCATCCGCAACGTGGGTGAATTCGACGTGGCTGTGCACTTGCACGCCGAAGTTGAAGCCACCGTACGCGTTGTCGTGGTAGCAGCTTAA
- the dnaB gene encoding replicative DNA helicase translates to MNDISAPEQYDLQTAALKVPPHSIEAEQAVLGGLMLDNNAWERVLDQVSDGDFYRHDHRLIFRAIAKLADQNSPIDVVTLAEQLDKEGQTSQVGGLGYLGELAKNTPSVANIKAYAQIVRQRATLRQLIGISTEIADSAFNPEGRTAEEILDEAERQIFAIAEARPKTGGPVGVNDLLTKAIDRIDTLFNTDNAITGLSTGYTDLDEKTSGLQPADLIIVAGRPSMGKTTFAMNLVENAVLRSDKAVLVYSLEMPGESLVMRMLSSLGRIDQTKVRSGQLEDDDWPRLTSAVNLLNDRKLFIDDTAGISPSEMRARTRRLAREHGEIGLIMIDYLQLMQIPGSGGDNRTNEISEISRSLKALAKEFNCPVVALSQLNRSLEQRPNKRPINSDLRESGAIEQDADVIMFVYRDEVYHPETEHKGIAEIIIGKQRNGPIGFIRLAFIGKYTRFENLAPGSYNFDDDE, encoded by the coding sequence ATGAACGATATCTCCGCTCCCGAGCAATACGATCTGCAAACCGCTGCCCTGAAGGTGCCACCGCATTCCATCGAGGCCGAACAGGCTGTACTCGGTGGTCTGATGCTGGACAACAACGCCTGGGAACGCGTGCTCGATCAAGTCTCCGACGGCGATTTCTATCGACATGACCACCGCCTGATCTTCCGTGCGATCGCCAAGCTGGCCGATCAGAACTCGCCGATCGACGTCGTGACCCTTGCCGAGCAATTGGACAAGGAAGGTCAGACCTCGCAAGTCGGCGGCCTCGGTTACCTCGGCGAGCTGGCGAAAAACACGCCATCCGTCGCCAACATCAAGGCCTATGCGCAGATCGTCCGCCAGCGTGCGACGTTGCGCCAACTGATCGGCATCAGCACCGAGATCGCCGACAGCGCTTTCAACCCGGAAGGGCGCACCGCCGAGGAGATCCTCGATGAAGCCGAGCGGCAGATCTTCGCGATTGCCGAGGCCCGGCCGAAAACCGGTGGACCTGTTGGTGTGAATGACTTGCTGACCAAGGCCATCGACCGCATCGACACCTTGTTCAACACCGACAACGCCATCACCGGCCTGTCTACCGGTTACACCGACCTCGACGAGAAAACCAGCGGCCTGCAACCGGCTGACTTGATCATCGTCGCCGGTCGTCCGTCGATGGGTAAGACCACCTTCGCGATGAACCTGGTGGAGAACGCCGTACTGCGCAGCGACAAGGCCGTTCTGGTGTATTCCCTCGAGATGCCAGGTGAATCGCTGGTCATGCGTATGCTCTCCTCGTTAGGCCGGATCGACCAGACCAAGGTGCGTTCCGGCCAACTGGAAGACGATGACTGGCCGCGCCTGACCTCGGCGGTCAACCTGCTCAATGACCGCAAGCTGTTCATCGACGACACCGCCGGTATCAGCCCTTCGGAAATGCGTGCGCGTACCCGGCGTCTGGCGCGTGAACACGGTGAGATCGGCCTGATCATGATCGACTACCTGCAACTGATGCAGATTCCGGGTTCCGGCGGCGACAACCGAACTAACGAGATTTCGGAAATCTCGCGTTCCCTGAAAGCGCTGGCCAAGGAATTCAACTGCCCGGTGGTGGCGCTGTCTCAGCTCAACCGTTCCCTCGAGCAACGGCCGAACAAACGTCCAATCAACTCTGACCTCCGGGAATCCGGAGCGATCGAGCAGGACGCCGACGTGATCATGTTCGTCTACCGCGACGAGGTGTATCACCCGGAAACCGAACACAAGGGCATCGCCGAAATCATCATCGGCAAGCAGCGTAACGGCCCGATCGGTTTTATCCGCCTGGCGTTCATCGGCAAATACACCCGCTTCGAAAACCTCGCGCCGGGCAGCTACAACTTCGACGACGACGAATAA